One window of the Dreissena polymorpha isolate Duluth1 chromosome 5, UMN_Dpol_1.0, whole genome shotgun sequence genome contains the following:
- the LOC127881637 gene encoding uncharacterized protein LOC127881637, whose translation MATPVHVDSGNSGSDLVKDYVCGGCESRTIFESADYFCATCTKFFCRKCIDPHDQIYAKHSKYGREETNKWPLTKIMEDLLLKCDVHKDKKLKMFCQDHSQLCCTDCVLLNHRQCTKMTLISESVKTKSFDMQQVSNNLQTIEDELHKVKSKQEGRIQSIEESCREKLHEIRDLKKKLNAALDELENITLKELDAIRTSLQICLKKDVDNCSRLKDDLQTLSEAVNSLCDKSRKDLEFIVSRKCQDKIQESDSYLKENPVKVQSSIIFRANTDIEQYLSKQFSLGRILDSMQSLTVTRKSEYILRIPSDRVQDFEITGICSLPSGQVIVADFNNNKLKLLDQHYKVSIHCDVSYSPTSICQITSSEVAVTMNKDVQFISVSNGQLVNGRKFSLQHDVKGIAHHQGALYITSGAALYHYTLTGSLVKKLYEDAGYIFRVWKCAVSPAGDRIYVTNYEQQKLLTLATDGTLISTFEHSEVQGPYGLDVTPAGQVLVSGYSSHTVIQIDGEGRHKLATLALQKDGLGQPASVCYNTNTHQMIVGLTNNSKIIVMDLK comes from the exons ATGGCGACACCTGTACATGTAGATTCAGGAAATAGTGGTTCAGATTTGGTGAAAGACTATGTTTGTGGAGGTTGCGAAAGCAGAACAATTTTTGAAAGTGCAGATTATTTTTGTGCAACGTGTACAAAGTTTTTCTGCAGAAAATGCATTGATCCTCATGATCAAATATATGCAAAACATTCCAAATATGGTAGAgaagaaacaaataaatggccTCTTACAAAGATAATGGAGGATTTGCTACTGAAATGTGATGTCCACAAAGACaagaaactgaaaatgttttgTCAGGACCACAGTCAATTGTGTTGTACGGATTGTGTTTTACTAAATCACAG ACAGTGCACAAAGATGACTCTAATTTCTGAGTCAGTCAAAACCAAGTCATTTGATATGCAACAGGTATCAAACAATCTGCAAACTATTGAAGATGAACTACATAAAGTAAAGAGTAAACAAGAGGGCAGAATTCAGTCAATAGAGGAATCATGTAGGGAAAAACTGCACGAAATTAGAGACctgaaaaagaaattaaatgctgCTTTGGATGAACTAGAAAATATAACCTTGAAAGAACTGGATGCAATTCGGACCTCATTGCAAATCTGTCTCAAGAAAGATGTTGACAACTGCAGCAGACTAAAGGATGACTTGCAAACACTCAGTGAAGCTGTAAATAGCCTTTGTGATAAGAGTAGGAAAGATCTCGAGTTTATAGTAAGCAGAAAATGCCAGGATAAAATACAAGAGTCTGATTCATATCTGAAGGAAAACCCTGTTAAGGTGCAGAGTTCAATAATATTCAGAGCAAACACTGACATTGAGCAGTACCTGTCAAAACAGTTTAGTCTAGGAAGGATTTTAGACAGTATGCAGTCTCTCACTGTAACAAGAAAATCAGAGTATATTTTGAGAATACCGAGTGACAGGGTTCAGGATTTTGAAATCACTGGCATTTGCAGTCTACCTAGTGGCCAGGTCATTGTTGcagatttcaataataataaactGAAGCTGTTGGACCAGCATTACAAGGTGTCCATTCACTGTGATGTGTCTTATTCTCCAACAAGCATTTGCCAAATCACATCCAGTGAGGTGGCTGTGACTATGAATAAAGATGTGCAGTTTATCTCTGTGAGCAATGGGCAGCTGGTGAATGGGAGGAAATTTTCATTACAGCATGATGTCAAAGGTATTGCCCACCATCAGGGAGCATTGTATATCACCTCTGGCGCAGCCCTGTACCACTACACTCTCACTGGATCACTCGTGAAAAAGTTGTATGAGGATGCAGGTTACATTTTTAGAG TGTGGAAATGTGCAGTGAGTCCTGCTGGAGACAGGATCTATGTCACAAACTATGAGCAGCAAAAGCTCCTCACTCTGGCTACAGATGGGACCCTGATATCCACCTTTGAGCACTCTGAAGTACAAGGACCATATGGTCTAGATGTTACACCTGCAGGACAAGTACTTGTCAGCGGATACAGCTCCCATACTGTCATACAGATTGATGGTGAGGGAAGACACAAACTGGCAACTCTTGCTTTACAGAAAGATGGACTCGGCCAACCAGCGTCTGTCTGCTACAACACCAACACTCATCAGATGATTGTGGGATTAACTAATAACAGTAAAATCATTGTAATGGACTTGAAATAG